The sequence TGCCGCTGCTAACCGACACCGAGCAAGACCTGCTGCGCCGGGGCCGCAATGCCTCGTCGCGGGGGCCTCGTCGAGTGGACAGTCAAATTTATCAGCAGTCCACGGGGTTTGAAGCTTTGGTTGGTTATCTTTACTTGACTGATTTAGGCCGTCTAGTAGAGCTATTGAGCGTTTTAGATCTGTCTACCCCTCCGCCTAACGCCTAGGTGAAGGGTTAAATGAGCTAGTCATTTTTGTCGTTGGGGGCTTTCCCTGGCTAGGGCTGTTGTTCCAGCTGCCAGGCGGCGCGTACTAGGCGAATATCCTCGTAGCTAAAGGTGGGGCCAAGGCGATCGCGAATCTCGGTCAGTGAGCCATATTCCCCGTCTGTCAGCACCTCTACGATGGCGCGCTGGCAATCGACGGTGACTAACTGATTGATGTCGACCGTTTCTCTTTGCCGGATCAACTGTTCCAGGTGACTGGCGATGGTGGTAGCTTTGAGCCCACGTTGCTCAGCAATCTCCTCGATCGATAGCCCCTGCCGATGCAGTTCCAAGGTTTGCCGGTGGGTGTCGCCCACGCTCTGGCGCCGTTCTCTAGCAGGGCGAGATCGACCTCTGGCGGCGCTTGGGGCCGACTCTAGCCCGTAGTCAGCGCAAAACTGACGAATAGCATCGGTAAACACTTCACCATACTGGGCCAACTTGCGGCTGCCCACCCCCGACACTTGACCAAAGGCCTCAATTGTCTGGGGTCGAGTTTGGGCCATCTGCCGCAGGGCCGACTCTGGAAAGACCACGTAGGGGGGCACGCTCTGCTGGTCAGCCAATTGTTTCCGCAGGGCTTTGAGCACGGTTAACAGCTGGGCCACCTCTGGGGTATCTTCGCCTGGGGGCGCTTCGTTGGGGCCTGGGGCAAAGTTTTGAGGGACGGCAACCTCGACTGTTAGTTGTTTGCGCAGCACCTGCCAGCTAGCGGCATTGAGCTTGAGCACTGGGTAACCGTCGGTGGTCTCATCGACCAGGTGCTGGTGCAGGAGCGATCGCCCCAACAGCCGCCACTCATCCACCGATCGATCTTTGCCAATGCCGTGGGTCGAGAGCTGGTCATGGCGTAGATCGAGAATTTTTTGCTTTTTGGAGCCCCGCAGCACATCGATAATGTGGGCCATGCCAAAGCGCTCTTGACAGCGGGCTACGCAGGAGAGAAACTTTTGCGCCTCAATGGTCCAGTCTTCTACCGGCGACGGGTTGGTGCAGTTATCGCATTGGTGGCACAGCCCCTCTAAGGATTCACCAAAATAGCTGAGTTGCACCCGGCGACGGCACACCGTGGTTTCGGCATAGTCAACCATCTGTCTGAGCTGCTGGCGGGCAATGCGCTGCTCCGCTTCGTCGGGTTTTTGGCTGATCAGATAGTCGGCGGTGGCCACATCGCCGTAGGCCAAATACAGGGTGCAGTGGGCTGGTTCTCCGTCCCGTCCGGCTCGTCCGCTCTCCT is a genomic window of Nodosilinea sp. E11 containing:
- the recQ gene encoding DNA helicase RecQ, which gives rise to MVGVASPTAAFPSLETALKHHFGYDQFRPGQRSVIEAVLKNQDALVIMPTGGGKSLCYQLPALLKLGVMVVISPLIALMQDQVDSLTDNGIAATCLNSSLAFDTIRQREADLLAGKIKLLYVSPERLMSPGFFGLLGRLIQTVGVSGFAIDEAHCVSEWGHDFRPEYRQMSVLRETFPQIAVMGLTATATERVRVDIAQQLRLRDPLVQVSSFNRPNLFYEVRPKSRDGYQELRQQVKQHRGSGIIYCLSRKRVNELAQRLTEDGESVLPYHAGLADDVRQENQTRFIRDDVRLMVATVAFGMGINKPDVRFVIHYDIPRNIEGYYQESGRAGRDGEPAHCTLYLAYGDVATADYLISQKPDEAEQRIARQQLRQMVDYAETTVCRRRVQLSYFGESLEGLCHQCDNCTNPSPVEDWTIEAQKFLSCVARCQERFGMAHIIDVLRGSKKQKILDLRHDQLSTHGIGKDRSVDEWRLLGRSLLHQHLVDETTDGYPVLKLNAASWQVLRKQLTVEVAVPQNFAPGPNEAPPGEDTPEVAQLLTVLKALRKQLADQQSVPPYVVFPESALRQMAQTRPQTIEAFGQVSGVGSRKLAQYGEVFTDAIRQFCADYGLESAPSAARGRSRPARERRQSVGDTHRQTLELHRQGLSIEEIAEQRGLKATTIASHLEQLIRQRETVDINQLVTVDCQRAIVEVLTDGEYGSLTEIRDRLGPTFSYEDIRLVRAAWQLEQQP